GAGAAAGCAGGTGAAAAACGGCAAGTACTTGTTGCCAAAAGGGTTAACCATGACACGCGAATGTCACAGGGACGCCGCCGTCGGGCCGGATTAAGCTCTGCCGATCCCTTTCGAGGAAAGCTCCGTGTCCACACCGCAGATCCATATCGTCACACTGGGTGTCAGCGACCTGGCCCGTTCACGCCAGTTCTACGAAGCATGGGGTTGGAAGGTCTCTTCGGCTAGCAACGACAACATCGTGTTCCTCAAAGGCAGCGCGGGCGTGCTTGCCCTGTACGGGCGCGAAGCCCTGGCCGAGGACGCGCTGGCGGAAGACCTACCAACGGGCTTTGCCGCCGTCACGCTGGCCCGAAACGCCGGGTCAAAGGAAGAGGTCGACGAATAGTTTACGGTCGCCCTCGCCGCTGGTGCGCGCGAACTGAAGACGCCGCAGGAGGCCTTCTGGGGTGGCTACTCCGGCTACCTCGCCGATCCCGACGGGCACCTGTGGGAGTTCGCATTCAACCCGTACTTCGTGTTTGATGGAAATGGCAACCTCGCCCTACCGGATTGAGAAACCCATGGCAGTGAAATCCAAGTCCAAGCCTGCAGGCCGTCTGCTCTACGCCCAATCTGGCGGCGTCACCGCCGTGATCAATGCCACCGCAGCTGGCGTGATCGACGCGGCGCGCGCCAAGGGCGTGCCCGTCTACGCCGCGCATAACGGCATTCTCGGCGCCCTGCGCGAAGAGCTGATCGATACGGGCAAGGAGTCGAAAGCCGCCATCGCCGCGTTGCGCCATACGCCAGGCGGCGCATTCGGTTCGTGCCGCTATAAGCTGAAGTCGCTGGAGGCCAATCGCGCCGAGTACGAACGGTTGATCGAGGTCTTTCGCGCGCACGACATCCGTTGGTTCCTCTACAACGGCGGCAACGACTCGGCCGACACGGCGCTGAAGCTCTCGCAGATCGGCAAAGCGATGAACTACGACATCCGCTGTATCGGCGTGCCGAAAACGGTGGACAACGACCTGGCGGTCACCGACTGCTGCCCCGGCTTCGGCTCGGTCGCGAAGTACACGGCGGTCTCGACGCTAGAAGCAAGCCTGGACGTGGCCTCCATGGCGGATACCTCGACCAAGGTCTTCATCCTCGAAGTGATGGGTCGCCACGCAGGATGGATCGCCGCGGCCGCCGGTCTCGCGGGCGAAGGCGCGGATGCACCGCCGCACATCATCTTGTTCCCCGAGCGCACGTTCGACGAAGCGGCCTTCCTCGCCAAGGTGAAGGCGACGGTGGAGCGCGTCGGCTGGTGCACCGTGGTCGCCTCTGAGGGCCTGCTCAACGCGGAGGGACAATTCCTCGCAGAAGCCGGCACGCGCGACGCGTTTGGCCACAGCCAGCTCGGCGGCGTGGCGCCGGTGCTCGCGGCGTTGGTCAAGGAGAAGCTGGGCTACAAGTACCACTGGGCCCTGCCCGATTACCTGCAGCGCTCCGCGCGCCACCTTGCTTCCAAGACGGACGCCGACCAGGCCTATGCCGTCGGCAAGGCTGCTGTCGACTACGCGCTGGCTGGCATGAACGCGGTGATGCCGGTGATCGTACGCACCAACGATGCGCCGTACCGCTGGAAGATCGAGCCTGCGTCGCTATCGAAAATCGCCAATCGCGAGAAGAAGATGCCCGCAGGCTTCCTCACCCGCGACGGTTTCGGTATCACGGCGGCGGCCCGCCGCTACCTCTCACCGTTGATCCAGGGCGAAGCGCCGCTGCCCTATGGCAAGAACGGCCTGCCTCAGTACGTGACGCTGAAAAACGCCAAGGTCACGCAAAAGCTGGAGCCGTTCGGCCGGTAGGCATCATCGTAGGAAACGCTCCAGGCTCACTCGATAGTCGGCGTGATCCTGGATGCTGTTGTGCCCGGCGTCAGCCACCACCTGCAACGCGGGCGTCTGCCGGAAAGCGTGGACCAGTACCAGGGTGCGTGCGGCAGGAACTACTTGATCATCCTCTGCTTGGACCACCAATACAGGGCAGTGGATATCGTTGACGTAGCGCCATGATTCGAAGCGATCGCGCATCAGCGCGTTCACGGGCAACCATGGAAAGTACCCCTCAGCCACACGTACCAGGCTGTCGAACGGTGTGACCAGCACGAGGCGCTCCACCGGTCGCTTCGCCGCCAATTGCACCGCGACACCACTGCCCAGGCTGCGCCCGATCACCGCGACCTGCTCATGGGTCTGCGCCACGCGATCGAACAGGGCTGACGCATCAGCCATCAGCGCCGCCTCGCTCGGCTTGCCTCCGCTCGCGGCATAGCCACGATAGGGCAGCAAATAGATCGTGCGATCCGGAAACCAGCGCGCCAGCTCTTCGCGTGAATCCTCGATGCGTTCTCCATTCCCACCGAAATAAAGCAGCGCCTTCCGCTGCCCGGGGTTCATGACCCAACCACGCAGGCGGACGCCCTCATCCACCAGTTCGAAATCGGGCGCCTGCTGCACGCGCCAAGTCGTTTCGGGGTGATAGATCTCCTGCCGCTGTCCCAGATAGAGGGACACGCAGATGCCCGCATAGAGCACTACGGCCAGCGCCACCAACCCCAGCATCGCCCGCAAGAACATGAACGCCTCCCCAAGGATCCCTGTACATCGGTTCAGATGGATAAGCCAAGGCTGAAAGCTTGCACGACGCCTACGAAAAAACACATTCGACGTTCAGACGCAGATTTTTACGATGTGCTTGCCCGATACATCTGACGCATGGCGACGGCGGGCACTCCGAGGATGATGCGATGAAGACCCTTTCCAGCGTGTTCGTGGCCCTGGCCTTGCTCGCCAGCAGTGGCGTGGTGTCGGCCGATCCCTGGCACGATCATGACCGAGGCCGAGGCCATTACGACGATCACGGCCGCGGGCATGACCGTGACCGTCACGGCCCATGGGAGCATCGCTACTACAGCGACCGTGGCTACTACGGCCGTCCACACCGCTGGGAGCGCGGTTACCGCTATGACGGCCCGATGTATATCGTGAACGACTATCGGGGCTATCGCCTTGCACCACCACCCTATGGCTACCGCTGGGTGCGCAATGACAGCAATTACCTGCTCGTCTCGATCGGCGACAACATGATTCTGGACATGGTCATCCGCTGATCGACAGACGCCACCTACCGCCCTCTATCGTGCGAATCGTTCATGCTCACCCGCGGCGCTCATCGCCATGCGAAGACACTGACGATTGCGGCTTACCTCCTCGGACGCTCCTTCGCTCGCCTCCCAAGTGCCATAACCCTGCTTCCAAAGGGCTACCAAGGCCATAGGCAGGTGACCACCAGCTCGCCACGCCTGCTCCGCGAACAGGCAACCGCTGCTGTGTTCGCGATGGCGTAACGCGCTTTCGGCCAACAGCAGCAGCGCCCCCGCGTCGTTCGGCCCGGTCATCATTTCCAAGCATTTGGCGTAGACCGGACGATCATTTACTTCGTCAAGGGCCAGTAGCGCCTCGACCATGCATTGCAGCGCGCCGCGCATGAAGGTCGGCGTCCCCGTCAGTGGGCGGCTCAGTTCCACCGCGCGCTGGTATAGCGGCAAGGCTTCTTGCCGCCCCTTGTGCCGCGCCCAGGCCAGCACGGCGCGGCACGCGTGCAAGCGAAGATCCGGGTGTTGTTCGATGAAAGGAGCCAGAATCGATTCGACCTCCTCCAAGCGGGAGGTTTGCGAGGTGCCGTGGCCCAGTTCTGCGCGACCCAGCGCGACCAGAGCGAAAGCGCGCGCGTAGGTCACCTCCTCGTTCTCGCAGGATCGCAGACGTGCCAGCAAGGCATCGGCGTCGGCGTAGCGTTCCAGCGCCGCCTTCCCCACCGCCATGCCGGCCATCTCACAGAGCAACTCGATACACGCCCCAAGCACGGCGGCAGAGTGCTCGACCTTCATCGTTTCGGACCACGCTATGTGCAACCCTCGCAACCTCAGGCGACGCTCACTGGCGTTAAAGGCGGACATCTGGACGATCTGCAGTTCGGTCTGCAGGAGTGCCGCCCTCCAGTTCGGCGCCAAAGACGACGACACCCCACCCCGGACCAACAAAGCTCGAGCTTCCTCCAGGCGCTCCAAACTCCATGCGTCGGATCGTTCACGCAAGACCACGCGAAGGACGCTTTGGAGTTGCCAGGCCGCTTCGGACTGCGGTTGATCGTCGTCCGCGAGAGCGGCACGCAAGATCCCTTCGGCCTCGAGCAAGAGCGCTTCATCCACCTCGGGGCCGATAAGCGCCCTCACACGACACGCCTCGCCTAGTTGCAGGCGGGCCGCTGTGCCACGCTCAGCCGGCGGAATGCCCAACAGCTCATGGATGCCGGCGTCCATCATGCCTGCACGAATGGCTTCGTCCGGCTCCTCGTTGGCTTCCGCAAAAAGCTGAAGGCCAAACACGCGCTTTGCTTCCACATCATCAGGGTGGCGCTGCAAATGCGCTTCCAGTGCTTCCAATGACGCAACGGCGCCATCATTACTCGCACCCGGCAGACTCATCTGAGTATCTGGAGATTTGCCAGTTGGCTCGCGCGCAGCCAGTTCGTCAGCACCCAGCACCTTGAAGGCAAATACAACGGCCGACGTTTGCGCACCGGGACAGGGAAGGCGCGCCCACAGAGGCCACTCGAGATTGCCTGGCAACTTGAAGGAAACGCCGTTTCCTTCGCCCGTATCGACGGCAGCTCGGATGACTGATCTCTGGTGTCGCAAAGCGTCACCAGCCGGCCAAGTAGCACAGGCGCCACCAGGCGAGTTAAGTGCGTTGAACACCCGCACGGGAAAGTCCCCATCTTGGTCAATGGGAGGAGGGGGAAAGGCTACTGCCGGTACGGCATCGTGATCACGTAGGGAAGCTTCCATCTCCGCTTCGCCTCCATGCGAAGGTAGCACTGGCGTCGATGCGTCAGGCGTCGACACACCGTCCCAGCCAAGCGCCAGCACGGCAATTTCCTTATCCCTGAGACTGCGGTTTCCGCGCCATTCTGTTGCCCCGCGCACCTTTGCGTCTCCCACGCGACTGCAGCCAGATACCCAGCAAAAGCGCCACAAGTACCGCGATCCACAGACCGCGCTCTTCAACCAACCAAGACATCGAGAACGGTCCTTCCGAATGAATGCTCCTTTGCCCCGCGCGACCGTTTGCGACACCACCACTGCGTGCGATCTCAGTGGCAACGACCATCGTCAACGCAGGCGCCGTTGTCGTTGGCAAGACGTCAGGAGTGTTTGTCGATACCGAAGGCTCTTCCGCCGATATCGGCCCATCGCTCATATGCGGGTGTTCCGAGTCTGCGGGCCATGGGGGAAAACGCAAACGCGACGCGCGCAGCGAGTGCTCCGGGGCGGCGCGCTTTCTCCTTGCTGGCACCGGCGGGGCATCGGCTATAGCCACTCCCGCCGTAGCACGGGCGGGAGCTGGCCGCACGGCAACCGGAGCTGCCTCGACGAAAGGCACATCGAGAGGCAATACGGTGGCTCTCACATCGGCACGTTTGACTCCGGAACATGCCACCAGCAGTGCGCAAGTCGACACGATCATGCCTCCGACCAGCGACTCTCGCCGCGCGACGGCCTCGCTGAGGCGATCGTAGACCGGCGACGCGCGCTTCACCTTGCTCAGAGCTCGTGCAAGTGGACGAACTCTGCGGCGGCATCGCGATGCGTCGCGATGACATTCTGGCTGACCCAACCGGGGAAGATATTGGATCGGCTATTGGCGAAATTGCCGGCGCTGTACAGATACGGCAGGTGAGACCAGCAGCGATATCCCCTGGACTTCAACGCGTCGATCTCCCGCGTGGCCAAGTCAGCATTGGATAGACGGAAATAGATCGTGGGGTTGTGCGTGCGCAACGCGCCTTCGGCACCCGCAAGCATGGGCAGCAGGCCGCCGCCACGATTGACCTTGATGAGATGCAGCTTATCCAGTCGCAGGTTGTCCACGGATACCTCACGGCTGACTTCCTCGGACTGTTCATCCGAAGCCGCGAAAGTAACCGTCGCCCCTCCGCTCTCGCCAAGTGCCGCATGAACCGGATAGACATTGCGAAGACCGTTGAGCGCCAGCGTGGAGCAAAGCGCAATGTGTTCATAGCGGCGCGGCTCGACCACATGCACCTGGCCAGTGTCGCCGACTAGCTTGGAGAGCCACAGAGTATGTGCTCCATATTCCGCGCCGTACTCGAGGACGACCTGACCCTCGTCGATCAGTGCGCCTAGGGTATCGAGCTCCTGCTCGACCCATTCACCATAAGTGGACAACGAGCGCGCCACCGTGTCCTTGGCGCCATTGTCGAGCACAAGGCCGTACCGCGTATGCCAGAACGTCGGCTGCGTTGCCACGATGGAGCGGCTGGATACAGCGGGTACATGTGCAGGTGTTGCGGGAGCCGGGACTGCGGCGGCAAGGCCGGAATTGACCTGTTCTTCGTTCATGACGTTCTCTTCAGAATACAAGGGTAAATTTGACCTGAGAGATTGAGCGAAGAACCGCTCGAATTGATCTAAGGGATTTCTGAAAAGTGATGTAACGCCACGCATCCGTGTGGCGCGTCCGCCCACCTCATGTTCTATCGGAACGCTGTAGGCCAGCGAGGCGATGAAGGGTCCGCAGAAGGGCTCATCCAGATCAAAGGCTATTCAGGGGCAATAGCAGGACTTCTCGGATGGCAGCATTTCCACGAGAAATGCCCCAGCGCTGCGCCGCACAACATAGAAATTCACATCCGTTGCCTATACTCACCCGAGACCGCCCCACAGGGGCGGCCGCCGTGTCGGGGTGCCGGTGGCGGCCCCGACCTATGTATTACCACTCATGGGGAGGCTCCGATGCTGCAGCAGTATGGCGTGTGGATCGTGCTGGCATGTGCGGTTCTGGCGGTTCTCTACGGCGCACTGTCCGTGCGCTGGATCTTGGCAAAATCGCCGGGCAACGCACGGATGCAGGAGATCGCATCGGCGATCCAGGAAGGTGCGAAGGCGTATCTCAATCGCCAGTACGCCACCATCAGCGGCGTAGGCGTAGTGTTGTTCTTCGTCAT
This genomic window from Dyella terrae contains:
- a CDS encoding 6-phosphofructokinase → MAVKSKSKPAGRLLYAQSGGVTAVINATAAGVIDAARAKGVPVYAAHNGILGALREELIDTGKESKAAIAALRHTPGGAFGSCRYKLKSLEANRAEYERLIEVFRAHDIRWFLYNGGNDSADTALKLSQIGKAMNYDIRCIGVPKTVDNDLAVTDCCPGFGSVAKYTAVSTLEASLDVASMADTSTKVFILEVMGRHAGWIAAAAGLAGEGADAPPHIILFPERTFDEAAFLAKVKATVERVGWCTVVASEGLLNAEGQFLAEAGTRDAFGHSQLGGVAPVLAALVKEKLGYKYHWALPDYLQRSARHLASKTDADQAYAVGKAAVDYALAGMNAVMPVIVRTNDAPYRWKIEPASLSKIANREKKMPAGFLTRDGFGITAAARRYLSPLIQGEAPLPYGKNGLPQYVTLKNAKVTQKLEPFGR
- a CDS encoding alpha/beta hydrolase; amino-acid sequence: MFLRAMLGLVALAVVLYAGICVSLYLGQRQEIYHPETTWRVQQAPDFELVDEGVRLRGWVMNPGQRKALLYFGGNGERIEDSREELARWFPDRTIYLLPYRGYAASGGKPSEAALMADASALFDRVAQTHEQVAVIGRSLGSGVAVQLAAKRPVERLVLVTPFDSLVRVAEGYFPWLPVNALMRDRFESWRYVNDIHCPVLVVQAEDDQVVPAARTLVLVHAFRQTPALQVVADAGHNSIQDHADYRVSLERFLR
- a CDS encoding RcnB family protein, translating into MKTLSSVFVALALLASSGVVSADPWHDHDRGRGHYDDHGRGHDRDRHGPWEHRYYSDRGYYGRPHRWERGYRYDGPMYIVNDYRGYRLAPPPYGYRWVRNDSNYLLVSIGDNMILDMVIR